The Deltaproteobacteria bacterium genome window below encodes:
- a CDS encoding extracellular solute-binding protein, protein MPPPFRRWLFTPAVHAQSEEKLLEEINQLPEAERQARLVAGAKKEGSVTWYVAMNRAFAQDLINGFEAQYPFLKVNALTGGGGTLLNKVLTEHRAKSHTFDVFNTRSMTVNTLRKSGAIARYRSPLRASLREGFADKEGYVNGIFATPLVYIYNSKLVQRKDVPTNVEELTQPRWKGQLAVDDESYDWLAAMMDYYGEAKGMELAAKVGQQQLHPRRGSTLITQLIAAGEFLLEIDGHHQEAIAKKKAGAPIDYVFPQPFVPVKSLVPIYMSSRPPHPHAAALLADFLMGKRGQDIMYGHGRWVGHKSILGKGPDDSGERKVVIPSPEKWGDRYQELVGLFNKLLLRKGA, encoded by the coding sequence ATGCCACCGCCTTTTAGGCGGTGGTTGTTCACTCCTGCGGTTCACGCTCAGAGCGAAGAAAAGCTTCTCGAAGAGATCAATCAACTCCCAGAGGCCGAGCGGCAGGCTCGGCTCGTCGCCGGCGCTAAGAAAGAAGGAAGCGTCACCTGGTACGTGGCGATGAACCGGGCCTTTGCTCAGGACCTGATCAACGGCTTCGAGGCGCAATATCCATTTCTCAAAGTCAACGCGCTCACCGGTGGCGGCGGCACGCTGCTCAATAAAGTTCTCACCGAGCACCGCGCCAAGTCGCACACGTTCGACGTTTTTAACACTCGCAGTATGACCGTGAACACGCTGCGCAAGTCCGGCGCGATTGCGCGCTACCGCTCGCCGCTGCGCGCTTCTTTGCGCGAGGGCTTCGCCGATAAGGAAGGTTACGTCAACGGCATTTTCGCCACGCCGCTGGTCTACATTTACAATTCCAAGCTGGTCCAGCGAAAGGACGTTCCCACCAACGTCGAAGAGTTGACCCAACCCAGGTGGAAAGGCCAATTGGCCGTCGACGACGAGTCCTATGATTGGTTGGCGGCGATGATGGATTACTATGGCGAAGCCAAAGGGATGGAGCTCGCGGCCAAAGTCGGCCAGCAGCAGCTTCATCCGCGGCGCGGCTCGACGTTGATTACCCAGCTGATCGCCGCTGGGGAATTTCTCCTGGAGATTGACGGCCACCATCAGGAGGCCATCGCCAAGAAAAAGGCCGGCGCGCCCATCGATTACGTTTTTCCGCAGCCCTTTGTGCCGGTGAAATCGCTGGTGCCGATCTACATGTCGTCGCGTCCGCCGCATCCGCACGCGGCGGCGCTGCTCGCCGATTTTCTGATGGGCAAGCGCGGCCAAGATATCATGTACGGCCATGGCCGGTGGGTGGGCCACAAAAGTATTCTCGGCAAAGGCCCCGACGACAGCGGCGAGCGCAAGGTCGTCATCCCGTCGCCGGAAAAATGGGGCGATCGCTATCAGGAGCTAGTTGGACTATTCAACAAGCTGTTGTTGCGCAAGGGCGCCTAA
- a CDS encoding ABC transporter substrate-binding protein, producing MSIRSGLVRTRLGFEMLAATLCVILIAPAGYAASAPMEKLVFGWSAITGTQAIPWITKEAGLFEKNGLDTTFIYLDGGSRAVQVLLAGDTPIVQGGGNAPVAAKLRGGDATIILGIVNVLAYSLIVSPDIKKPEDLRGKKLAVSRYGSNSDYATRKLLLKWGLRPDVDVPILQIPGGQPTRLGAVQQGQVAGLVAQPPLTTMARKAGLNFLANPSDFGTNAYTNTPILTRTAFIKERRDAVRKFTRAIVEGIHVYKTQKEFSKKVIAKYMRVNDNDAIEDSYQFFLPVVPSKPYPPMDGIREVLAELGEKDPKARTAKAEEFADMSFVKELDDSGFIDGLYKAKR from the coding sequence ATGTCGATACGCTCAGGATTGGTTAGGACTCGGTTAGGGTTTGAAATGCTCGCCGCTACGTTGTGTGTCATTTTGATCGCGCCGGCGGGCTATGCGGCCAGCGCGCCGATGGAAAAACTGGTTTTTGGCTGGAGCGCGATTACCGGAACCCAGGCGATTCCGTGGATCACCAAAGAAGCCGGTCTATTCGAGAAGAATGGCCTCGACACGACGTTCATCTATCTTGACGGAGGTTCCCGCGCGGTGCAGGTGCTCCTCGCCGGCGATACGCCGATTGTCCAGGGCGGCGGTAACGCCCCGGTCGCGGCGAAGCTGCGCGGCGGCGATGCGACGATCATCCTGGGAATCGTCAATGTGCTGGCCTACAGCCTGATCGTTTCTCCCGACATCAAGAAGCCCGAGGACCTGCGCGGTAAAAAGTTGGCGGTTAGCCGCTATGGGTCCAATTCGGACTACGCAACGCGTAAACTGCTGTTGAAGTGGGGGCTGCGGCCGGACGTCGATGTGCCGATCTTGCAGATTCCCGGCGGGCAGCCGACCCGGTTAGGTGCGGTGCAGCAAGGGCAAGTGGCCGGTCTAGTGGCGCAGCCGCCGCTGACCACGATGGCGCGCAAAGCGGGTTTGAATTTTCTCGCCAACCCCTCTGATTTCGGCACCAACGCGTACACCAACACGCCGATTCTGACGCGCACGGCGTTTATCAAAGAACGCCGCGACGCGGTGCGCAAATTTACCCGCGCCATCGTCGAAGGCATTCATGTCTACAAGACGCAAAAAGAGTTCAGCAAAAAAGTCATTGCCAAGTACATGCGCGTCAACGACAACGACGCCATTGAGGATAGTTATCAATTCTTTTTGCCGGTGGTGCCGTCCAAACCGTATCCACCAATGGATGGCATCCGAGAGGTGCTGGCCGAGTTAGGCGAGAAAGATCCGAAGGCGCGGACAGCCAAGGCAGAAGAGTTCGCCGATATGAGCTTTGTCAAAGAGCTCGATGACAGCGGCTTTATTGACGGTTTGTACAAGGCGAAGAGATAG
- a CDS encoding 5-(carboxyamino)imidazole ribonucleotide synthase → MSQSVKPILPGAAIGVLGSGQLGRMFAIAARQMGYRVHTFSPESDTPTGQVADTEVVASYLDLDAVRRFAQQVQVVTFEFENVPAECVETAAQLVPVRPAGSVLHITQNRLREKTFLRDNGFPTTGFAAVRAADDIASAAAKIGLPAVMKTAGSGYDGKGQAKVRALDDCTQAFQRWDNQEMIFERLVDFALEFSVIVARTLDGQLCTWGPIQNRHENHILDLSLTPAQLTSASTAEAIEMTHAVAEKLQLVGVLCIEFFYSRDGKILINELAPRPHNSGHLTIDACRTSQFEQQVRAVCGLPLGSAEFFGAAAMANLLGELWEGGEPDWAAACANPAVKLHLYGKTAARPGRKMGHLTAVANTAERAADHVLAARQRLRLTSQ, encoded by the coding sequence GTGAGCCAATCTGTAAAGCCGATTCTCCCCGGCGCCGCCATCGGCGTGCTCGGCAGCGGCCAGCTGGGGCGAATGTTTGCCATCGCGGCGCGCCAGATGGGCTACCGCGTCCACACTTTTTCACCCGAGAGCGATACCCCCACCGGTCAGGTTGCGGATACTGAAGTAGTCGCCTCCTATCTTGACCTTGACGCGGTGCGACGCTTTGCGCAGCAAGTTCAAGTGGTGACCTTCGAGTTCGAGAATGTGCCGGCCGAATGCGTCGAGACCGCCGCCCAGCTCGTCCCGGTGCGGCCGGCCGGCTCGGTGCTGCACATAACGCAGAATCGCCTGCGCGAAAAAACTTTTCTCCGTGACAACGGCTTTCCCACCACCGGCTTCGCGGCGGTAAGGGCCGCCGACGATATCGCCAGCGCGGCGGCCAAAATAGGTTTGCCCGCAGTTATGAAAACCGCCGGCTCAGGCTACGACGGCAAAGGGCAAGCGAAGGTCCGTGCGCTCGACGACTGCACCCAAGCGTTTCAGCGCTGGGACAACCAGGAGATGATCTTCGAACGGCTGGTCGATTTCGCGCTCGAGTTTTCGGTCATTGTCGCGCGCACGCTCGATGGCCAGCTCTGCACCTGGGGGCCGATCCAAAACCGCCACGAAAATCATATTCTCGATCTGTCGTTGACACCCGCGCAGCTGACCAGCGCGAGCACCGCTGAAGCGATCGAGATGACCCACGCAGTTGCCGAGAAACTTCAACTTGTCGGCGTGCTGTGCATCGAGTTTTTTTACAGCCGCGATGGGAAAATCTTGATCAACGAGTTGGCGCCGCGGCCGCACAATTCAGGTCATTTGACCATCGATGCCTGCCGCACCAGCCAATTCGAACAACAGGTGCGCGCGGTTTGCGGGTTGCCATTGGGCTCGGCGGAATTTTTCGGCGCCGCCGCCATGGCCAATCTGCTCGGCGAACTCTGGGAAGGCGGTGAGCCCGATTGGGCGGCAGCCTGCGCCAACCCCGCTGTCAAACTTCATCTCTATGGCAAGACCGCGGCGCGCCCCGGCCGTAAAATGGGCCACTTGACTGCGGTTGCGAACACCGCCGAGCGTGCCGCCGATCATGTTTTGGCGGCACGGCAAAGGTTGCGATTGACGTCGCAGTAG